Proteins co-encoded in one Quercus robur chromosome 8, dhQueRobu3.1, whole genome shotgun sequence genomic window:
- the LOC126697701 gene encoding probable LRR receptor-like serine/threonine-protein kinase At3g47570 isoform X1, translating into MMLHQTNFYAFCLMYLRVILLFSTSSLLCLQPSITATTLTNETDRLALLKFKESVPYDPYNILSSWNDSMHFCNWRGITCGRRHQRVTALDLQSHGLRGSISPYIGNLSFLGFINLQSNSFYGEIPQEVSHLFRLQQLSLNNNTLEGEIPIILTNCSNLWFIQLGDNKLKGKIPVELGSLTKLELLWLPNNNLEGEIPSSLGNLSMLSHFDVEVNNLVGNIPNSIGQLQGLFAFTILGNKLSGTIPSSLYNVSSLQLVSVSSNQLSGTLPANIGLTLPDLRFLYFGENEFSGPLPTSLCNATQLQSIDLSENNFLGPVSNNLGNLLDLNWLSLGNNFLRWDFHFLTSLRNCSKLSVLDLSHNQFGGVLSNSVSNLSTQLTTLYLGGNEISGTIPASLENLVNLYILGMGNNHFTGVIPTSFGGFRKMQLLELGGNRLSGEIPTFIGNLTRLFQLDLQENGFEGTIPPSIVNCQNLQLLDISQNKLNGSIPQQLIGPSALQLLHLNLSHNSFTSTLPFEVGNLKHIIELDISNNNFSGEIPVSIGNCSTLELLYLEGNSFEGAIPSSMASLKSLQRLDFSQNNLSGSIPKGLEKLPLLEKLNLSFNNFEGEVPTEGVFGNTSVILLIGNAKLCGGIPKLQLPKCPINARKPRKSIGFKIAIAIISIVLFFFLFSSIFVLYWIKRSRKKPPSMVSTKDLLPNVSYKELFQATSGFSPNNLIGSGSFGSVYKGALDPEERIVAIKVLNLQHQGASKSFMAECNALRNIRHRNLVKILTCCSSMDYNGNQFKALVFEFMTNGSLDIWLHPELASVNQPRNLSLLQRLNIAIDVAFAMDYLHNHSMQPIIHCDLKPSNVLLDNDMVAHVSDFGLARLLPITDDSSRKQTSTIGIKGSIGYAAPEYGMGGKASIEGDVYSYGILLLEMFIGRRPTDDMFKDGLNLHNFAKMALPENLVQIVNPILLPREVDEAPIAIVATTEDNNGNGMQVDEEAQGILNFYQMDPNVHKCLASILETGLACSMESPKDRMKMNEVTRELHLIKSAFLGSGISRGGFRRIQV; encoded by the exons TATCACCTTATATTGGAAACCTCAGCTTTCTTGGGTTCATCAACCTCCAAAGTAACAGCTTCTATGGCGAAATTCCACAAGAAGTCAGTCATTTGTTCCGCCTGCAACAGCTCTCTCTTAACAATAACACGTTAGAGGGGGAAATACCAATCATCTTGACCAACTGCTCCAATCTCTGGTTCATACAGCTTGGTGATAATAAGCTGAAAGGGAAGATTCCAGTGGAGCTAGGCTCTTTAACGAAACTGGAACTGCTTTGGCTTCCTAATAACAATTTGGAAGGAGAGATCCCATCTTCTCTAGGAAATCTTTCAATGCTCTCACATTTTGATGTTGAGGTTAATAATTTGGTGGGAAATATTCCAAATTCCATAGGCCAATTACAAGGCTTATTTGCGTTCACAATTTTGGGTAATAAATTGTCAGGTACAATCCCTTCCTCTCTTTACAATGTGTCATCTCTCCAACTCGTTTCAGTTTCAAGTAACCAACTTAGTGGCACACTTCCAGCCAACATAGGCCTCACTCTTCCTGATCTCCGATTTCTTTATTTTGGTGAAAATGAGTTCTCTGGGCCACTCCCTACTTCATTATGCAATGCAACTCAACTTCAATCTATTGATTTAAGTGAGAACAATTTTCTAGGACCAGTTTCAAATAATTTGGGTAATTTGTTGGATCTTAATTGGCTAAGTTTGGGTAACAATTTTCTAAGGTGGGATTTCCATTTCTTAACATCTTTGAGAAACTGTAGTAAACTTAGCGTGTTGGATTTAAGTCATAATCAATTTGGAGGTGTTCTGTCCAATTCTGTATCCAACTTGTCAACCCAACTCACTACATTATATTTAGGAGGCAATGAAATATCTGGAACTATTCCTGCATCATTAGAGAATCTCGTCAATTTATATATCTTGGGCATGGGAAATAATCATTTCACAGGTGTCATTCCTACTAGTTTTGGGGGGTTTCGAAAGATGCAACTATTGGAATTAGGTGGCAATAGATTGTCTGGAGAAATACCAACCTTCATAGGTAACCTTACTCGGTTGTTCCAACTCGACCTACAGGAAAACGGATTTGAAGGAACCATACCTCCAAGTATAGTAAACTGCCAAAATTTGCAACTCTTGGACATCTCACAAAATAAGCTTAATGGATCCATACCCCAGCAGCTTATTGGTCCTTCTGCCCTTCAACTACTACACCTCAATTTATCTCACAACTCATTCACTAGCACACTACCATTTGAAGTAGGCAATCTGAAACATATTATCGAACTGGATATCtctaacaataatttttctggTGAAATTCCTGTATCTATAGGAAATTGTTCGACGTTGGAACTCCTATACCTTGAAGGGAATTCTTTTGAAGGAGCCATACCATCATCTATGGCTTCTTTGAAAAGTCTTCAACGTCtagatttttctcaaaataaccTATCAGGATCCATTCCAAAGGGTTTAGAGAAGCTTCCTCTTTTAGAAAAATTGAATCTTTCATTCAATAATTTTGAGGGCGAGGTACCTACTGAAGGTGTTTTCGGAAACACAAGTGTGATATTATTGATTGGTAATGCTAAACTTTGTGGTGGTATACCAAAATTGCAGTTACCAAAATGCCCTATAAATGCCAGGAAACCAAGAAAGTCCATTGGATTCAAAATAGCAATTGCAATTATTTCCATTGTTctattcttctttttgttttcatccatttttgttctttattggATAAAAAGATCAAGAAAGAAACCACCTTCTATGGTTTCAACAAAAGACCTTCTTCCAAATGTTTCTTACAAAGAACTCTTTCAAGCAACTAGTGGATTTTCTCCAAATAATTTAATTGGATCCGGCAGTTTTGGCTCTGTATATAAAGGAGCTCTTGATCCGGAAGAAAGGATAGTTGCTATAAAGGTCCTTAACCTTCAACACCAGGGAGCTTCCAAAAGTTTCATGGCTGAATGCAATGCATTACGAAATATCCGGCATCGGAATCTTGTTAAGATATTAACATGTTGCTCTAGCATGGATTACAATGGGAATCAATTCAAAGCTCTAGTTTTTGAATTCATGACAAATGGGAGCTTAGATATTTGGCTGCATCCAGAGCTTGCCAGCGTAAATCAACCAAGGAACTTGAGCCTTCTTCAAAGACTAAATATTGCAATTGATGTGGCTTTTGCAATGGATTATCTTCACAACCATTCTATGCAACCAATAATTCATTGTGACTTAAAGCCAAGCAATGTTCTTCTTGATAATGACATGGTTGCTCATGTAAGCGATTTTGGTTTAGCAAGGCTCCTCCCAATTACTGATGATTCTTCTAGAAAGCAAACTAGTACAATTGGGATAAAGGGATCAATTGGTTATGCTGCTCCAG AGTATGGCATGGGTGGTAAGGCATCAATAGAGGGGGATGTGTATAGCTATGGTATATTATTACTGGAGATGTTCATAGGAAGGAGACCCACTGATGACATGTTTAAAGATGGTCTCAATCTTCACAATTTTGCTAAGATGGCATTGCCTGAAAATCTTGTTCAAATTGTGAACCCAATCCTTCTTCCAAGAGAAGTTGATGAAGCTCCAATAGCAATAGTGGCAACCACAGAAGATAATAATGGCAATGGAATGCAAGTAGATGAAGAAGCTCAAGGTATTTTGAACTTCTACCAAATGGATCCCAATGTGCATAAGTGCTTAGCATCAATCCTTGAAACTGGACTTGCCTGTTCAATGGAGTCACCAAAAGACAGAATGAAGATGAACGAAGTTACTAGAGAACTACATTTGATCAAAAGTGCTTTTCTTGGTTCTGGTATCAGCAGAGGTGGATTTAGGAGAATCCAAGTTTAA
- the LOC126697699 gene encoding uncharacterized protein LOC126697699, translating to MKVEDEETTELEVQLHKRFKHDPSLLAAMESSTEPVTESAMEPVTVSAMESSTEPVTKSAMEPVTKPPMTIWKSIRDRVLRKSDLPLASEEGYDNVHIFYPAWTNSDRLLIKIGQSGLDLNEVDREFAKLVPPPPPEEKTNLVLRICFFDKRPEKGYTFAWVRDFSSRWNAGEESYDSGDDDLIDDEVEVDKGDVDEVDKVEVYEVEVDEFDEIEVDEDEDDDFLYALKSDSDVFEREDYTVDRYCNFLRTYEGRLAFRIRKEMSMRTECRYV from the exons ATGAAGGTAGAGGATGAAGAAACCACGGAGTTGGAGGTCCAACTTCACAAGCGATTCAAGCACGACCCATCTCTACTGGCAGCAATGGAATCCAGCACAGAGCCTGTCACAGAGTCTGCAATGGAGCCCGTCACAGTGTCTGCAATGGAGTCCAGCACAGAGCCTGTCACAAAGTCTGCAATGGAGCCCGTCACAAAACCACCAATGACCATTTGGAAGTCCAT ACGGGATCGGGTATTGCGAAAATCAGATTTACCACTTGCTTCAGAGGAAG gGTATGACAATGTACATATCTTTTATCCTGCCTGGACCAACAGTGACCGTCTTCTAATAAAAATTGGTCAGTCTGGACTTGATCTAAATGAGGTTGATAGGGAGTTTGCTAAACTggtgccaccaccaccaccagagGAGAAAACCAACCTTGTTCTTAGGATTTGCTTTTTTGACAAACGCCCG GAAAAAGGCTATACCTTTGCTTGGGTTAGAGATTTCTCAA GTCGTTGGAATGCTGGAGAAGAAAGTTATGATTCTGgtgatgatgatttgattgaTGATGAGGTTGAGGTTGATAAGGGTGACGTTGATGAGGTTGATAAGGTTGAGGTTTATGAGGTTGAGGTCGATGAGTTTGATGAGATTGAGgttgatgaggatgaggatgatgattttCTGTATGCACTTAAATCTGATAGTGATGTTTTTGAGAGGGAAGATTATACTGTTGACAGATATTGCAACTTTCTCCGCACTTATGAGGGACGTTTAGCATTTCGCATCAGAAAAGAGATGTCGATGCGAACAGAGTGTAGGTACGTTTAG
- the LOC126696630 gene encoding probable LRR receptor-like serine/threonine-protein kinase At3g47570, with the protein MCMHVATFLKYKHIEHFYFRIKSKKKSSSTLSVTDLISKFSYKRLYRVTGGFSPDNLIGSDSFGPVYRGIGILDQEEMIVSVKVLNLQRKGASKSFNAECNVLRNIWHKNLIKTLTCCSCMDDNGNEFKALVFEFKANGSLEKWRHPYIDNENQSRNLNLLQRLNIAIDVASALHYLQEHCKRPIIHCDLKPSNVLLDNDMIVHINDLGLARLLSSTNDVSKNHTRTFGLKGSIGYTAPSK; encoded by the exons ATGTGTATGCATGTTGCCACTTTTTTGAAGTACAAGCATATTGAACACTTCTACTTCAG gataaaatcaaaaaagaaatcatcttCTACACTCTCAGTTACAGAcctcatttcaaaattttcatacaAGAGGCTCTATCGGGTGACTGGTGGATTCTCTCCTGACAATCTAATTGGATCTGATAGTTTTGGCCCTGTATATAGAGGAATAGGAATTCTTGATCAAGAAGAAATGATAGTTTCTGTAAAGGTCTTGAACCTTCAACGGAAAGGAGCTTCCAAGAGTTTCAATGCTGAATGCAATGTGTTAAGAAATATTTGGCATAAGAATCTTATTAAAACCTTAACTTGTTGCTCCTGCATGGACGACAATGGTAATGAATTCAAAGCTCTAGTGTTTGAGTTCAAGGCGAATGGAAGCTTAGAGAAGTGGCGGCATCCATATATAGACAATGAAAATCAATCAAGAAATTTGAACCTTCTTCAAAGGCTAAATATTGCAATTGACGTTGCTTCTGCATTACATTATCTTCAAGAACACTGTAAAAGACCAATCATTCATTGTGATTTAAAGCCAAGCAATGTTCTTCTTGACAATGACATGATTGTTCACATTAATGACCTTGGCTTGGCAAGGCTCCTTTCCTCAACCAATGATGTTTCTAAAAATCATACTAGAACGTTTGGACTAAAAGGTTCGATTGGTTACACTGCTCCAAGCAAATAA